A section of the Primulina eburnea isolate SZY01 chromosome 1, ASM2296580v1, whole genome shotgun sequence genome encodes:
- the LOC140804449 gene encoding uncharacterized protein: MSTCNFCSPKQVFFFGVINAGGIDFLSGCLLPMHVSRDTRPCVRSISWSPVIGSRDNAESECPNEPLVSSLRKERKGRRQNETNVAAKKLDNVKENNTWEIIPISVSEGTPLKIKECNVQLITAQQYASRNAMLTPLIVAWSSILRTSEDWVSIPHNSSGCCSILATGLKCGLISFWRIDAPESYSIITPELPCKSSNGGFLKAHDTCITSICWALYGSEISKPQLLLATGSFKGKVKIWQVNIKELLKSFETVHASFSLLREVTGLAWAFDGLCLYSCSQDNSMKAWNLVGKALREIHIPSNTPGLNSSLDVPYVYDSCFGLAVSHGSLAIAVAQRFDSDLLNLMYKGRTQKAAIEFLWIGGQQLDTSSNICFDIDFGSFPVSLSGLLNIWEIVAALMSFKQPIPNYVEHILQKWLTSYFGSNFGICITFLSTAFKILPTLSTRNLHLINVIIRHVVLKNDELCCENEVRRRLVGLYFSAILDLLSDVPTNFCDVGFWRPDEWPQLEHYISLHEKIVEDDLKFLAAKFGKIKKRRRVLNMKNIAVFVQQLCHLNQ, translated from the exons ATGTCGACGTGTAATTTCTGTTCTCCCAAGCAAGTGTTTTTTTTTGGTGTCATAAATGCTGGAG GGATAGATTTTCTCTCTGGTTGCTTGTTGCCAATGCATGTGTCGCGGGATACACGGCCATGTGTTAGGTCAATTTCCTGGTCTCCT GTGATAGGGAGTCGAGATAATGCTGAATCTGAATGCCCTAATGAGCCACTTGTATCTAGtttaagaaaagaaagaaaaggaaGGAGACAGAATGAAACTAAT GTTGCTGCAAAAAAACTTGACAATGTAAAAGAAAACAATACATGGGAAATTATTCCCATATCTGTTTCTGAAGGGACACCTCTGAAGATCAAAGAATGCAATGTTCAACTAATAACGGCACAACAATATGCTTCTCGCAATGCAATGCTAACACCCCTTATTGTGGCTTGGTCATCGATTCTgaggacatctgaagattgggtTTCTATTCCTCATAACTCATCGGGCTGCTGCTCTATTCTTGCTACTGGATTGAAATGTGGTCTAATTTCATTCTGGAGAATTGATGCACCAGAGAGTTATTCCATTATTACCCCTGAACTCCCATGCAAATCATCAAATGGTGGCTTTCTCAAGGCACATGATACATGCATCACATCTATTTGCTGGGCTTTATATGGCTCTGAAATTTCAAAACCTCAACTTCTTTTAGCGACGGGAAGTTTTAAAGGGAA AGTGAAGATTTGGCAGGTGAATATTAAGGAACTGCTGAAGTCATTTGAAACTGTTCATGCTTCATTTTCTTTGCTAAGGGAG GTCACTGGTttagcttgggcttttgatggaCTCTGCTTGTACAGCTGCAGCCAG gacaACTCTATGAAAGCGTGGAATTTAGTCGGGAAAGCACTAAGGGAAATACACATTCCTTCAAATACTCCTGGTTTGAATAGCTCCCTGGAT GTTCCATATGTATATGATTCTTGCTTTGGTCTGGCAGTATCTCATGGGAGCTTGGCAATTGCTGTG GCTCAAAGATTTGATTCTGATTTATTAAATCTTATGTACAAGGGAag AACTCAGAAAGCTGCTATCGAGTTCCTGTGGATTGGAGGGCAGCAATTGGACACTTCCTCCAATATATGTTTTGATATTGATTTCGGATCATTTCCGGTTTCCCTGAG TGGGCTTCTGAACATTTGGGAAATTGTGGCAGCCCTCATGTCTTTCAAACAGCCGATACCAAACTATGTAGAGCATATTCTGCAGAAATGGTTGACATCTTATTTTGGATCCAATTTTGGTATTTGTATTACGTTCTTGTCTACGGCATTTAAAATTTTGCCCACTCTTTCAACCCGTAATTTGCACCTCATCAATGTAATCATCAGGCATGTTGTGCTTAAAAATGATGAG TTGTGCTGTGAAAATGAAGTACGGAGAAGACTTGTTGGTTTATATTTTTCTGCCATTTTAGATCTTCTGTCAGATGTGCCAACAAATTTTTGCGATGTTGGCTTTTGGCGTCCTGATGAATGGCCACAACTGGAGCACTATATCTCACTTCATGAGAAAATTGTCGAGGatgatttaaaatttcttgCTGCCAAATTTGGTAAAATTAAGAAGAG GAGAAGAGTTTTGAATATGAAGAACATTGCAGTTTTTGTTCAGCAATTGTGCCATTTGAATCAATAG